The following coding sequences are from one uncultured Desulfobacter sp. window:
- a CDS encoding sigma 54-interacting transcriptional regulator yields the protein MKSIEETSLLYEISQSLNRHMDMKKSLIKVLSVLSESLNLVRGIIFLTNSETGEIRIEIAHGISEEKTKQIKYLPGEGIIGKVIQTGKPAVVPRISEEPLFLDKTHSRNLTQGQEYSYICVPIKKENRVVGAISADRPYEGKRSLENGEKLLSVVATMVAHHVINIETIRVEKEQLKTENMRLKSELENKYSFANIIGNSNKMREVLQMISQVSSSSATVLIRGESGTGKELVANSIHYNSERNQNPFIKINCAAIPDNLIESELFGHEKGAFTGASSTKKGKFELANTGTIFLDEIGNMDLGAQVKLLRVLQEKEFERVGGYKPIKADVRIVAATNSNLEEMVQQGKFRDDLYFRLNVFPIYIPSLRMRKTDIILLADHFLEKYRKEHGKEIKRITTPAIDMMMEYHWPGNVRELENCIERAVILCNEGAIHSYHLPATLQTGTKSKTLPLSLEDAVASLEKEILMDALKNTRGNINKAAKLINITVRKFSYKAGRYNINYKDYR from the coding sequence ATGAAGTCCATAGAAGAAACCTCTTTATTATACGAAATCAGCCAATCATTAAACCGCCACATGGACATGAAAAAGTCCTTGATCAAGGTTTTAAGTGTGCTGTCTGAATCACTGAACCTGGTTCGGGGCATTATTTTCCTGACCAATAGTGAAACCGGGGAGATCCGCATTGAAATTGCCCACGGCATTTCCGAAGAGAAAACCAAACAGATCAAATATCTGCCCGGGGAAGGTATTATCGGAAAAGTGATCCAGACCGGTAAACCTGCCGTGGTGCCAAGAATCAGTGAAGAACCTTTGTTTCTGGATAAAACCCACTCCAGAAATCTTACCCAGGGGCAGGAGTACTCCTATATCTGTGTACCCATTAAAAAAGAGAACCGCGTGGTGGGTGCCATCAGTGCGGACCGCCCCTATGAGGGTAAACGATCCCTGGAAAACGGTGAAAAACTGCTTTCGGTGGTGGCAACCATGGTGGCCCATCATGTCATCAACATTGAAACCATCCGGGTGGAAAAAGAGCAGCTGAAGACCGAGAATATGCGGTTGAAGTCAGAGCTGGAGAACAAGTACAGTTTTGCCAATATCATCGGTAATTCAAACAAAATGCGTGAAGTGCTCCAGATGATCTCCCAGGTCTCTTCTTCTTCGGCCACGGTATTGATCCGTGGGGAAAGCGGTACGGGCAAGGAACTGGTGGCCAATTCCATCCACTACAACTCAGAACGCAACCAGAATCCCTTCATCAAGATCAACTGCGCGGCCATTCCCGACAATCTCATTGAAAGCGAGTTGTTCGGCCATGAAAAAGGGGCATTCACCGGGGCTTCGTCCACAAAAAAAGGTAAATTTGAGCTGGCCAATACGGGCACCATTTTCCTGGATGAGATCGGTAACATGGATCTGGGGGCCCAGGTTAAGCTTTTACGGGTACTCCAGGAGAAAGAATTTGAGCGGGTGGGCGGATACAAGCCCATTAAGGCGGATGTCAGGATCGTGGCCGCCACCAACTCCAACCTGGAGGAGATGGTCCAGCAGGGCAAATTCAGGGATGACCTCTATTTTAGACTCAATGTGTTTCCCATTTACATCCCCAGCCTTCGCATGCGCAAAACAGACATTATTCTTCTGGCCGACCATTTTCTGGAAAAATACAGAAAAGAACATGGCAAGGAGATCAAACGCATCACCACCCCGGCCATTGACATGATGATGGAGTACCATTGGCCGGGAAACGTCCGGGAGCTTGAAAACTGCATTGAGCGGGCCGTCATTCTCTGCAATGAAGGCGCCATTCACTCATATCACCTGCCGGCAACTCTTCAGACCGGCACCAAGTCCAAGACCCTGCCCTTGTCCCTTGAGGACGCCGTGGCAAGTCTTGAAAAAGAGATCCTCATGGATGCCCTGAAAAATACCCGGGGCAATATCAACAAGGCAGCCAAACTGATCAACATTACTGTAAGAAAATTTTCTTATAAAGCCGGCCGCTACAATATCAACTATAAAGATTATCGATAG
- the cobU gene encoding bifunctional adenosylcobinamide kinase/adenosylcobinamide-phosphate guanylyltransferase produces the protein MTNIKHMLVLGGCRSGKSNLAKQTADDMTPDKKIYLATCVPMDREMNARVQRHRDDRGPDWTTIEEPIRIHEAIDRACAQAKVILVDCLTLWISNLLFEQKDEAGIMAAVDRLETALNRAACPVILVSNEVGYGIVPENSLARQFRDMAGLVNQRAAQFVDKVIVTMAGIPVQIKPGPVYGRASGNEALK, from the coding sequence ATGACCAACATAAAGCACATGCTCGTGCTCGGCGGCTGCAGGAGCGGCAAAAGCAATCTTGCCAAGCAGACCGCAGATGATATGACCCCGGATAAAAAAATCTATCTGGCCACCTGTGTCCCCATGGACAGGGAAATGAACGCCCGGGTCCAACGCCATCGGGATGACCGCGGACCGGACTGGACAACCATCGAAGAACCGATCCGCATCCATGAAGCCATTGACCGGGCCTGCGCCCAGGCAAAGGTGATTCTGGTGGACTGCCTGACCCTTTGGATCTCCAACCTGTTGTTCGAACAAAAAGACGAGGCCGGTATCATGGCGGCGGTGGACCGGCTTGAAACGGCGTTAAACCGGGCCGCCTGCCCTGTTATCCTGGTCTCCAATGAAGTGGGTTACGGGATTGTTCCGGAAAACAGCCTTGCCCGTCAGTTCAGGGACATGGCAGGCCTTGTCAACCAGAGGGCTGCACAATTCGTTGACAAGGTGATTGTAACCATGGCGGGTATTCCCGTCCAAATCAAACCTGGGCCGGTCTACGGCCGGGCTTCTGGGAACGAGGCACTTAAATGA
- the cbiR gene encoding cobamide remodeling phosphodiesterase CbiR, with protein sequence MIKRPFRLGTTSFIYPDHIIPNVKKIGSFFDEIELLVFESKPESVIPSPNDVKELASLSRDLDLTYNVHLPTDISLSAANPQERRDAADTLKQVIERFSISPVTHFTLHLEMKKPLPSKAGIDLWQDNARQGLDLLVPALEDPAKIGVETLWYPPGIFKNLIDEFGLSVCADLGHHLKYGYDIPRTFELFGPKISLVHLHGVDTRLAPPRDHIGLDRMVPNEFKKMIAPLKHYTGTVGLEVFKLAHLQGSLAALSKFFRDMPCL encoded by the coding sequence ATGATCAAGCGACCGTTCAGGCTGGGCACCACCTCCTTTATCTATCCGGACCATATCATCCCCAATGTCAAAAAAATCGGCTCCTTTTTTGACGAGATTGAACTTCTGGTATTTGAAAGCAAACCCGAAAGTGTGATTCCTTCCCCAAACGATGTAAAAGAACTGGCAAGCCTATCCCGGGACCTGGACCTGACCTATAATGTCCACCTGCCCACGGATATCAGTTTGAGTGCAGCCAATCCCCAGGAACGCCGGGACGCTGCAGATACCCTGAAACAGGTGATTGAACGCTTTTCCATTTCGCCTGTCACACACTTTACCCTTCACCTGGAGATGAAGAAGCCCCTGCCGTCAAAGGCCGGCATTGACCTCTGGCAAGACAATGCACGGCAAGGGCTTGATTTGCTGGTGCCGGCCCTGGAAGATCCGGCAAAGATCGGCGTGGAAACCCTCTGGTATCCACCCGGGATTTTCAAAAATCTGATCGACGAATTTGGCCTGTCCGTATGTGCCGATCTTGGCCACCACCTCAAATACGGATATGACATCCCCCGCACCTTTGAACTGTTCGGTCCCAAAATCAGCCTGGTTCACCTTCACGGTGTGGATACGCGCTTGGCACCCCCCCGGGACCACATCGGCCTTGACAGGATGGTACCCAACGAATTCAAAAAAATGATCGCCCCCTTGAAACACTACACAGGCACCGTCGGCTTAGAGGTCTTTAAACTTGCCCACCTGCAAGGCTCTCTGGCTGCTTTGTCCAAATTTTTTAGGGATATGCCTTGCTTATAA
- the udk gene encoding uridine kinase, whose translation MDRPQSYVIGIAGGSGAGKTTLIDRILQHTGPERLAVIRHDWYYKHHPHLPAADRAQMNYDHLDALDTALLVKQLRALLDGQTATAPQYDYNSHLRQAQTITIRPRPVIIIDGILIFTDPALRGMMDLKVYVDADPDIRFIRRMTRDIEHRGRTRKSVVRQYLETVKPMHDRFVAPSKRYADIIVSGGSRNDPVLDLLTAKIDRVLAR comes from the coding sequence ATGGACAGACCGCAATCGTATGTGATCGGTATTGCAGGGGGCTCCGGGGCCGGAAAGACCACGCTCATCGATAGGATACTACAGCACACAGGACCTGAACGCCTTGCCGTCATCCGGCATGACTGGTACTATAAACATCATCCCCATCTGCCGGCGGCTGACCGGGCCCAGATGAATTATGACCACCTCGATGCCCTGGACACGGCCCTTTTAGTCAAGCAGCTTCGGGCGCTCCTTGACGGGCAGACGGCAACAGCGCCCCAATATGATTATAACTCCCATCTGAGGCAGGCACAGACGATCACCATCCGTCCCCGCCCTGTCATCATCATTGACGGCATATTAATTTTTACTGATCCAGCCTTAAGGGGGATGATGGATCTTAAGGTGTATGTGGATGCCGACCCGGATATCCGGTTTATCCGGAGAATGACCCGGGATATTGAGCACCGGGGCCGGACCCGGAAATCCGTGGTCCGCCAGTACCTTGAAACGGTCAAACCCATGCATGACCGGTTTGTGGCACCTTCTAAAAGATACGCGGACATTATCGTCTCCGGCGGCAGCCGAAATGATCCGGTTTTAGACCTTTTAACGGCAAAAATAGACCGTGTATTGGCCCGGTAA
- the cbiB gene encoding adenosylcobinamide-phosphate synthase CbiB, which produces MIFNVTWQILAAAFTLDVLAGDPRWLPHPIVWMGRAISYFEPACRKRFENPFKAGLFFALGLIALTFGLTCSIIFIANRIHPVAAVIVQTVLIFYSFSTQSLYKAAMDVFKPLAQGDLPQARIKLGYIVGRQTKDLDEAGITRAACETVAENFVDGFLSPLCFTLVLGAPGAMMYKMINTLDSMVGYQNDTYILFGRAAARIDDGANYIPARLSVVIISSAAAVLSFSRGKSAFLTALTQGRNHKSPNAGFPEAAFAGALGVRFGGPNVYHGKLVDKPYIGGAFNDPTPAHIEKACELMLLSALVAVVLAFLWALGVS; this is translated from the coding sequence ATGATTTTTAACGTAACCTGGCAGATTTTAGCTGCCGCCTTTACCCTGGACGTTCTGGCCGGAGACCCAAGATGGCTGCCCCACCCCATCGTCTGGATGGGCCGGGCCATTTCGTATTTTGAGCCGGCGTGTCGAAAACGATTTGAAAATCCATTCAAGGCAGGCCTTTTTTTTGCCCTTGGCCTGATTGCCCTAACCTTTGGCCTGACCTGCAGTATTATTTTTATCGCCAACCGGATTCATCCGGTGGCCGCTGTGATAGTTCAGACCGTGCTGATTTTTTACAGTTTTTCCACCCAAAGCCTGTACAAGGCAGCCATGGATGTTTTTAAGCCTTTGGCCCAAGGAGACCTGCCCCAGGCCAGAATCAAATTGGGCTACATTGTCGGTCGGCAGACCAAAGACCTGGATGAGGCGGGGATCACCCGGGCGGCCTGTGAAACCGTGGCGGAAAATTTCGTGGACGGATTTTTGTCGCCCTTATGCTTTACCCTGGTGCTCGGTGCCCCGGGTGCCATGATGTACAAAATGATCAACACACTGGATTCCATGGTCGGATATCAAAACGACACCTATATCCTGTTCGGCAGGGCCGCAGCCCGCATTGACGATGGGGCCAACTATATCCCGGCCCGACTCTCCGTCGTGATCATTTCTTCGGCGGCGGCTGTTCTTTCCTTTAGCCGGGGCAAAAGCGCATTTTTGACGGCACTCACCCAGGGCCGCAATCACAAAAGCCCCAACGCAGGATTCCCCGAAGCGGCCTTTGCAGGCGCCCTGGGTGTCCGGTTCGGCGGTCCCAACGTCTACCACGGCAAGCTAGTGGACAAACCCTATATCGGTGGTGCCTTTAATGACCCCACACCCGCCCACATTGAAAAAGCCTGTGAATTGATGTTGCTGTCGGCCCTGGTTGCCGTGGTATTGGCCTTCCTGTGGGCCTTGGGAGTGTCTTAA
- a CDS encoding IS110 family transposase: protein MTKRSKNSTLIQIVHPICCGLDVHKDKISACLITVDANGKEQHEIREFSSFTQDLQKMKTWLIKNSCPVVAMESTGVYWHPVYNTIEATMEVVLVNARHIKNVPGRKTDICDSKWLAGLLRHGLVKGSFIPPEQVREWRELSRLRKIYTESLADYKRRVHKLFITANIKIDSVVSDLFGLTGLNLIDLLCKNDEVTLEKVQECTKGSLKKKIPELYLSLHGYFKDHHRFQLIGMMEAIEMFQKQIEQINVRLEILTRDHENLLERLDEVPGIDKKSAQSVLGEVGVTLNEFKSMVAFVAWAGLCPGNNESAGKRKSGRNAVRNHPFKTILVQIAWAAIKTKGSYYKAKYYKLKARRGAKKAIVAIAHRIAKAIYNIIKNGDRYRDLGEEYLSKPNKQRMLKNLAKKADELGMKLVPCEG, encoded by the coding sequence ATGACCAAGAGATCAAAAAATAGCACATTAATCCAAATCGTTCACCCAATTTGTTGTGGTTTGGATGTTCACAAAGACAAAATTTCGGCCTGTTTAATCACTGTTGATGCTAATGGGAAAGAACAGCATGAGATTCGAGAGTTTTCATCATTTACTCAAGATTTGCAAAAAATGAAAACGTGGTTGATTAAAAATAGCTGTCCTGTAGTGGCAATGGAAAGTACCGGGGTATATTGGCATCCGGTTTATAACACCATCGAAGCTACGATGGAGGTCGTTTTGGTTAATGCCAGGCATATTAAAAATGTTCCCGGCAGGAAAACAGACATTTGTGACAGTAAATGGCTTGCCGGGCTGCTTCGTCATGGGTTGGTAAAAGGGAGTTTTATCCCTCCCGAACAGGTCCGTGAATGGCGAGAATTAAGCCGATTGAGAAAGATATATACAGAATCTCTCGCTGATTATAAGCGACGTGTTCATAAACTATTTATCACGGCAAATATTAAAATTGATTCGGTCGTTTCTGATTTGTTCGGGCTTACCGGTTTGAATCTCATTGATTTGTTATGCAAAAACGATGAAGTGACCTTGGAGAAAGTTCAGGAATGCACAAAAGGAAGTCTTAAAAAGAAAATTCCTGAATTGTACCTAAGCCTCCATGGATATTTTAAAGATCATCATCGATTCCAACTGATTGGCATGATGGAGGCCATTGAGATGTTTCAAAAACAGATTGAACAGATTAATGTCAGATTGGAAATACTTACCCGTGACCATGAAAATTTACTGGAAAGACTAGATGAAGTTCCCGGAATCGATAAAAAATCAGCACAATCTGTTCTTGGAGAAGTCGGGGTCACACTGAATGAGTTTAAAAGCATGGTCGCTTTTGTTGCATGGGCCGGATTGTGCCCTGGCAACAATGAAAGCGCAGGTAAAAGGAAAAGTGGCAGGAACGCGGTTCGAAATCATCCATTCAAAACGATTTTAGTCCAGATCGCCTGGGCCGCGATCAAGACGAAGGGTTCATATTACAAAGCCAAGTATTATAAGCTCAAAGCCAGACGAGGTGCCAAAAAAGCGATTGTTGCCATAGCCCATAGAATTGCAAAAGCCATTTACAACATCATCAAGAATGGAGACAGATATAGAGACCTCGGAGAAGAATACTTAAGCAAGCCCAACAAACAAAGGATGTTGAAAAATTTGGCAAAAAAGGCTGATGAATTAGGGATGAAACTTGTTCCTTGTGAAGGTTAA
- a CDS encoding DUF2892 domain-containing protein: MKMENYIRAIAGSFVLITVFLGWLVSPYWYLFTAFVGINLLQSAFTGFCPMENILEKVFKVSR, from the coding sequence ATGAAAATGGAAAATTATATCCGTGCCATTGCGGGCAGCTTTGTTCTGATCACCGTGTTTTTGGGATGGCTGGTTTCGCCCTATTGGTATTTGTTTACGGCTTTTGTGGGGATAAATCTTTTGCAGTCCGCATTTACCGGATTTTGCCCCATGGAGAATATCCTGGAAAAGGTTTTTAAGGTCTCCCGGTGA
- a CDS encoding reverse transcriptase family protein gives MKCWNPNLFLKEGNEKGYSEDYLKTLICHGRKIQSRNIPVVYSLSHLAKLSKTLYSDLHSFVSRATFAKPYYPYKNFPIKKRSGGKRWISIPAPPLMAVQIWISQNILIKIPPHNAAHAYVKNLKNPLKRHTEIHCNAKWILKLDIKNFFSNISERQVYRIFKELNYPNLLSFEMARICTRITPHRGGDRWNTGWNEHGISNYFNVKIGSLPQGAPTSPALSNLVCIDMDEEISKISMENNASFSRYADDLCFSFTDGTRNDVFKFKKKISSILWKYGFTENKKKTRIIPPGARKIVTGIVLNSDRPTIPKEIRDRIRMHLYYAKKLGIPSHCENKGFRSVIGFRNHLYGLIMYVYSIEPIKGEKFKDQFDKLPWIKYNI, from the coding sequence ATGAAATGCTGGAACCCCAATCTTTTTTTAAAAGAGGGAAACGAAAAGGGGTATTCTGAGGACTATTTAAAGACTTTAATATGCCATGGCAGAAAAATACAAAGCAGGAATATCCCTGTAGTTTATTCCCTATCCCATTTAGCAAAGCTTTCAAAAACTCTCTATTCAGATTTACATTCATTTGTATCTCGGGCAACATTTGCAAAGCCTTATTACCCTTATAAAAATTTTCCTATCAAAAAAAGGAGCGGTGGTAAAAGATGGATCTCAATACCAGCTCCCCCTTTAATGGCTGTGCAGATATGGATTTCACAAAATATTCTAATTAAAATACCGCCTCATAACGCTGCTCATGCTTATGTCAAAAATCTTAAAAACCCATTAAAAAGACATACAGAAATACATTGTAATGCTAAATGGATTTTAAAACTCGATATTAAAAATTTTTTTAGCAACATATCTGAAAGGCAGGTTTATCGAATATTCAAAGAGTTAAATTATCCTAACCTGTTATCCTTTGAAATGGCAAGGATTTGTACCAGGATCACTCCACATAGGGGTGGGGATAGATGGAATACAGGATGGAATGAACATGGCATTTCAAACTATTTTAATGTGAAGATAGGTAGTCTGCCACAGGGAGCTCCGACTAGCCCCGCACTTTCAAATTTAGTATGCATAGATATGGATGAAGAAATATCTAAAATTTCAATGGAAAATAATGCTTCATTTAGTCGGTATGCTGATGATTTATGTTTTTCTTTCACGGATGGAACCCGTAATGATGTTTTCAAGTTCAAAAAAAAGATAAGTTCTATACTTTGGAAGTATGGTTTTACTGAAAATAAAAAGAAAACAAGAATAATTCCTCCAGGGGCAAGAAAAATTGTAACAGGTATAGTGTTAAACAGTGATCGACCAACCATACCTAAAGAAATTCGTGACAGAATTAGGATGCATTTATACTATGCTAAAAAATTGGGAATACCATCACATTGCGAAAATAAAGGTTTTAGATCCGTTATTGGATTTAGAAATCATTTATACGGTTTAATTATGTATGTATATTCGATTGAGCCAATAAAAGGAGAAAAATTTAAAGACCAATTTGATAAGCTTCCTTGGATTAAATATAATATTTAG
- a CDS encoding threonine-phosphate decarboxylase → MIHGHGGNKQQLADRIGCSAEEIIDMSANLNPLGPPKRINSFIRENIHLIHALPEPDAAGMCKGFADYYGIDPGCAIAGNGTTFFIYTLPLALGAKKALILGPTYADYEDGCAAHHVKPRHCLTLAENDFVPDMDQLSARAGQADLVFICNPNNPTGSLINKQDLETLIRRRPETCFVVDESYLPFVPDAEDISLVTHTHLPNLVVLSSMSKIFRIPGLRTGFLTGSKALIQNVMGHYQPWSVNALAQAVIKDIYDHPDDILPFYRQTREFIVEERRNFTQALAETDGIRLFDAPVYFVLAQVDKISAAQLCRRVGDNRFLIRDCANFKGLSERFVRFSLKTNEPNLALAQTIKRALARE, encoded by the coding sequence GTGATTCACGGCCATGGTGGAAATAAGCAGCAACTGGCAGACCGTATCGGATGCAGCGCTGAAGAGATCATTGATATGAGCGCCAATCTCAATCCCTTGGGGCCGCCAAAACGTATCAATAGCTTTATCCGGGAGAACATTCATCTGATTCATGCCCTTCCCGAACCGGATGCTGCGGGTATGTGCAAGGGGTTTGCAGACTATTACGGCATTGATCCCGGTTGTGCGATTGCCGGCAACGGCACCACTTTTTTTATCTATACCCTGCCCCTGGCCCTGGGGGCAAAAAAGGCCCTGATCCTGGGGCCTACCTACGCCGACTATGAAGACGGCTGTGCCGCACACCATGTAAAGCCCCGTCACTGTTTGACTCTGGCCGAAAACGATTTTGTTCCTGATATGGATCAATTATCCGCCCGGGCCGGACAGGCCGACCTGGTCTTTATCTGCAACCCGAACAACCCCACCGGCTCCTTGATCAACAAACAGGATCTGGAAACATTGATTCGACGCCGTCCAGAGACCTGTTTTGTGGTGGATGAATCCTATCTGCCCTTTGTACCGGATGCCGAAGACATTTCCCTTGTCACCCATACCCACCTGCCCAACCTTGTGGTACTCTCCTCCATGTCCAAAATTTTCAGGATTCCTGGGCTGCGCACGGGTTTTTTAACGGGGTCCAAAGCCCTGATCCAAAACGTCATGGGCCATTACCAGCCCTGGAGTGTTAATGCCCTGGCCCAGGCAGTTATCAAGGATATTTATGATCATCCCGACGACATTCTGCCCTTTTACCGGCAGACCCGGGAATTTATTGTGGAAGAACGCCGGAATTTTACCCAGGCCCTGGCTGAAACAGACGGTATCCGGCTTTTTGATGCACCGGTCTATTTTGTGTTGGCACAGGTTGACAAAATTTCAGCCGCGCAGTTGTGCCGGCGGGTGGGAGATAATCGTTTCCTGATCCGGGACTGTGCCAATTTTAAAGGACTGTCCGAGCGATTTGTCCGGTTTTCCCTGAAAACCAATGAACCCAACCTGGCCCTGGCCCAAACGATCAAAAGGGCGCTGGCCCGGGAGTAA
- a CDS encoding glyceraldehyde 3-phosphate dehydrogenase NAD-binding domain-containing protein, whose protein sequence is MSTDAPKILGINGLGRIGKLTLWHHAGRKFFDEIIINVGREVGTGLDDLIHYIERDSTYGRLEAFLHGFRGEPVITDVDPESGTFMVNGVKVKILSTDRNPKDIAWAQHNVELVVDTTGQFLDPNIESNAAKGSLRGHLEAGARKVIASAPFKLKQGATIPDDAVTTVMGINDKDYDPVRHCLISNASCTTTCLSHMVKPLLDAFGLDRVLSASMATVHAATGSQEVLDRLPKTGKTDLRKNRSIMNNIILTTTGAAKALQQVIPEMASIGFIAESVRIPTATGSLIVLVINLQEELDKPPVRRDLINQIYQDTAKKQSDKGYLIYTDKQNVSSDIIGCPRAAAVIEGHETHTRTASISINLEHMQGIDKEMLENIKDHVGSIQVTQAVIYGWYDNEMASYVNMLGDRTITVAESME, encoded by the coding sequence ATGAGCACAGACGCACCAAAGATCCTGGGCATTAACGGACTTGGAAGAATTGGAAAGCTGACGTTATGGCACCATGCCGGCAGAAAATTTTTTGATGAAATCATCATCAATGTGGGAAGGGAAGTCGGTACCGGCTTGGATGATCTCATCCATTATATTGAGCGGGATTCCACATACGGTCGCCTGGAGGCTTTTTTACACGGCTTCAGGGGAGAGCCTGTGATCACGGATGTTGATCCGGAATCCGGCACCTTTATGGTGAATGGGGTGAAAGTAAAAATTCTTTCCACAGACCGCAACCCAAAAGATATCGCATGGGCCCAGCATAATGTGGAGCTGGTGGTGGATACCACGGGCCAGTTTCTTGATCCCAATATCGAATCAAACGCCGCCAAGGGATCTTTACGGGGACACCTGGAGGCAGGCGCCAGAAAGGTTATTGCCTCGGCACCTTTTAAATTGAAACAAGGCGCCACCATCCCCGATGATGCCGTCACCACGGTCATGGGCATCAATGACAAAGACTATGACCCCGTCCGGCACTGCCTGATTTCCAATGCCTCCTGCACCACCACCTGTCTTTCCCACATGGTCAAGCCGTTGCTGGATGCATTCGGTCTGGATCGGGTGCTCTCCGCATCCATGGCCACGGTTCATGCGGCCACAGGCTCACAGGAAGTGCTGGACCGGTTGCCCAAGACCGGAAAAACCGACCTGAGAAAGAACCGCTCCATCATGAACAACATCATTTTGACCACCACCGGTGCGGCCAAGGCGCTGCAGCAGGTGATTCCGGAAATGGCCAGCATCGGTTTCATTGCCGAGTCCGTTCGTATTCCCACCGCCACCGGTTCTTTGATCGTTCTGGTCATCAACCTCCAGGAAGAACTGGACAAACCGCCTGTCAGACGGGACCTGATCAATCAGATCTACCAGGACACCGCCAAAAAGCAGTCGGACAAGGGTTATCTGATCTATACGGACAAACAAAATGTATCCTCGGACATCATTGGTTGTCCCAGAGCGGCGGCAGTCATCGAAGGTCATGAGACCCACACCCGGACGGCGTCTATCTCCATTAACCTGGAGCACATGCAGGGCATTGACAAAGAGATGCTGGAAAATATCAAGGACCATGTGGGCTCTATCCAGGTCACCCAGGCGGTCATTTATGGATGGTACGACAATGAAATGGCATCCTATGTAAACATGCTGGGGGACAGGACCATCACCGTTGCCGAATCCATGGAATAA
- a CDS encoding adenosylcobinamide-GDP ribazoletransferase codes for MTRMTSDFLTDLRACLAFITILPTGKNPAYSPLGMIRFFPVVGLIIGALLVMTDVLASLFWPAPVAALVDLIFLVAVTGAFHLDGLGDTADGIFSHRGRERALEIMKDSRTGMMGLVAVILGLATKLAGIWSVKISCSPVQAMLIFFLVPAFSRASMIFGIKYLNYGRKGGTGKDLFDRPLNSKDFYLCMIPLIFSLFLGVKGLVLILGFALGCVGILTFYKRKMNCITGDMLGAMTEVMEAWLFMVAGMNLIS; via the coding sequence ATGACCCGTATGACATCCGATTTCCTTACAGACCTGCGGGCCTGCCTGGCCTTTATTACCATTTTGCCCACAGGAAAAAACCCGGCATATTCCCCTTTGGGCATGATCCGCTTTTTCCCCGTGGTGGGATTGATCATCGGCGCCCTTCTGGTGATGACCGATGTTCTGGCATCCCTGTTCTGGCCGGCACCTGTCGCAGCCCTTGTTGATCTTATTTTCCTGGTCGCCGTGACCGGGGCCTTTCATCTGGACGGGCTCGGCGATACCGCCGACGGCATATTCAGCCATCGGGGCCGGGAACGGGCCCTGGAAATCATGAAGGATTCCAGAACCGGCATGATGGGATTGGTTGCCGTTATTCTGGGGCTGGCGACAAAACTTGCCGGAATCTGGTCGGTGAAGATCAGTTGTTCCCCGGTGCAGGCCATGCTCATATTTTTCCTGGTCCCCGCTTTTTCAAGGGCCTCCATGATCTTCGGCATAAAATATCTCAATTATGGTAGAAAAGGCGGAACCGGCAAAGATCTCTTTGACCGCCCCCTGAATTCAAAAGACTTTTACCTCTGCATGATCCCGCTTATTTTTTCCCTGTTTCTAGGCGTTAAGGGCCTGGTATTAATTCTAGGATTTGCCCTGGGATGCGTCGGCATTTTAACATTCTATAAACGGAAAATGAACTGCATCACAGGAGATATGCTCGGGGCCATGACCGAAGTGATGGAAGCCTGGCTGTTCATGGTTGCCGGGATGAACCTTATTTCATAG